The following proteins come from a genomic window of Verrucomicrobium sp.:
- a CDS encoding autotransporter-associated beta strand repeat-containing protein, giving the protein MTSAPLHASDYTWSGPSNTSYDTATNWTVGGSPATVPPGAGDNFTVSTNTVINLGNSDYSINNITNSQTLQLNYVAATPITYNILGSIYDQLGTLSFRGQYLTVNLSGNAYISTGAGLFFGAGASGYTPVATVSQSHNSSIIFASSGSALASNLLFNSAANYNVGTLDFGSWTNTKYVYLDANAIGQTSSSAPIIATVGGLSGSSGSIQIYGAQDLSTSGSALHGAHYVTLNISNTADYATTAVMADYVTGSAGAMTNAYTNSVLSVTKTGTGTQKFSGASTYSGGTTVQQGRLVVNNTTGSGTGTGAVTVSNGATLAGTGIIAPTAGNNVTINGTLAPGDTTGTLTFNLSSGSKLAFGSGSTLSLTLDTASSSVAFSSAGDWLTGSGNVSLSLSLGTGFSYSNTYNIFTGVTTTGFTFASITGYDTSSYTANVTQSGTAYTLSFSAVPEPSTYAFLIGGLALFVLSRRRMAATFQD; this is encoded by the coding sequence TTGACAAGCGCCCCCCTTCACGCGAGCGATTACACGTGGTCCGGGCCGTCCAATACGTCCTACGACACCGCCACCAACTGGACCGTCGGCGGCAGCCCGGCAACCGTTCCTCCCGGCGCCGGTGATAATTTCACCGTCAGCACCAACACCGTCATCAATCTGGGGAACAGCGATTACTCCATCAACAACATCACGAACAGCCAGACCCTCCAACTCAATTACGTCGCGGCGACGCCCATCACGTACAATATTCTGGGCTCAATCTACGACCAACTTGGCACGCTCTCTTTCCGCGGCCAATACCTGACCGTTAATCTGAGCGGCAATGCCTATATTTCCACCGGCGCGGGGCTTTTCTTCGGCGCGGGGGCCAGCGGCTACACTCCCGTTGCCACCGTCTCCCAATCCCATAATTCATCCATCATTTTTGCCTCCAGCGGCTCCGCCCTCGCCAGCAACCTTCTGTTCAATTCTGCCGCCAACTACAACGTCGGCACCCTCGATTTCGGCAGCTGGACCAACACCAAATACGTCTATCTCGATGCCAATGCCATTGGACAAACCAGCAGCAGCGCCCCCATCATCGCCACCGTCGGCGGGTTGAGCGGCTCGAGCGGTTCGATCCAAATCTACGGCGCCCAAGACTTGAGCACGAGCGGATCGGCGCTCCATGGCGCTCACTACGTCACCCTGAACATCAGCAACACCGCTGATTATGCCACCACCGCCGTCATGGCTGATTATGTCACGGGTTCCGCCGGCGCCATGACCAACGCCTACACCAACTCCGTTCTCTCCGTCACCAAGACCGGCACCGGCACGCAGAAATTCTCCGGCGCCAGCACTTACAGCGGCGGCACCACCGTCCAGCAGGGCAGACTCGTCGTAAACAACACGACCGGCAGCGGCACCGGCACGGGCGCCGTCACCGTCTCCAACGGCGCCACCCTGGCCGGAACCGGCATCATCGCCCCCACCGCCGGGAACAACGTCACCATCAACGGCACCCTCGCTCCCGGCGACACCACCGGCACCCTCACCTTCAACCTATCCTCCGGCAGCAAACTGGCCTTCGGCAGCGGCTCCACCCTCTCCCTGACCCTCGACACCGCTTCCAGCTCCGTGGCGTTCTCTTCGGCGGGCGACTGGCTCACCGGCTCCGGCAACGTCTCCCTCTCCCTGAGCCTGGGCACCGGCTTCAGCTACTCGAACACCTATAATATCTTCACCGGCGTCACCACCACCGGCTTCACCTTCGCCTCCATCACCGGGTACGACACCAGCAGCTACACCGCCAACGTCACCCAAAGCGGCACCGCCTACACCCTTTCCTTCAGCGCCGTGCCGGAGCCGTCCACCTACGCCTTTCTCATCGGCGGTTTAGCCCTCTTCGTCCTCTCCCGCCGCCGCATGGCCGCGACCTTCCAGGATTAA
- a CDS encoding glycoside hydrolase family 32 protein gives MAHAFAIERPDVVVADFEGDHYDGWTVEGDAFGTGPTRAELRGQGPPSGWLGRGFADSFVKGNEGTGTLRSAPFRIERHYLNFLIGGGKDVERLGLRLKVDGQTVLTATGPNDATGKMQRLDWHAWDVSAWDGKEATLELFDASTNNAILLDQIVQSDADFTRMRASRDLRVEHDWLRIPVKNGARHTLMRLSREGELLREFEVELADGAKPDFWVYENVAPFRGQTLRLERDWQPPRGDGLAAVEQVDAWPEPGLYREKYRPQFHYTSRRGRQLDPVGLVYANGEFHIFCEHFSYGLKRTAIRSWGHAVSKDLLHWTELPDAVYTDRYGTVYSGSAVADVNDTAGLATGPDKVIACFYTSASGMNPASYGQLTSQSMCYSPDNGKTWIKHPKNPVVPNVYGGNRDPKVIWHEPSKSWIMALFLKPGVYTLLRSPNLTEWTRLSDISLPGVIENPDLFQLPVDGDPQETRWVFCANGNYYVGQFDGKAFIPEGPVWSTPWEGVYAQQTFSNFSGRHVQLGYLQGGKFPDMPFTQQMTVPREITLARGPSGPEVRIQPVPELELLRGPTHVWAAGGAAPGSNFLEGFTAELLDLELTLDPGEAKKIVLTVHGQPITYDAAAHTLSAFGRTAPYPAGQPLSLRVLVDRASIEIFGAAGRTLLAAPYLIDPSQIGLSLQADHKINVREAKAWSLASIWPQP, from the coding sequence GTGGCCCACGCCTTTGCCATCGAGCGGCCGGATGTCGTCGTCGCGGACTTTGAGGGGGATCATTACGACGGGTGGACGGTGGAGGGAGACGCCTTCGGCACCGGGCCCACCCGGGCGGAACTGCGCGGCCAAGGGCCGCCCAGCGGCTGGCTGGGCCGGGGCTTCGCCGACTCCTTCGTAAAGGGGAACGAGGGGACCGGCACGCTCCGCTCCGCCCCCTTCCGCATCGAGCGGCATTACCTCAACTTCCTCATCGGCGGGGGCAAGGACGTCGAGCGCCTCGGCCTCCGGCTGAAAGTCGACGGCCAGACCGTCCTCACCGCCACCGGCCCCAATGACGCCACGGGGAAGATGCAGCGGCTGGACTGGCACGCGTGGGACGTCTCCGCCTGGGACGGGAAAGAGGCGACGCTGGAACTCTTCGACGCCTCCACGAACAACGCCATCCTCCTGGACCAGATCGTGCAGAGCGATGCCGACTTCACCCGCATGCGGGCCTCCCGCGACCTTCGCGTGGAACACGACTGGCTCCGCATCCCGGTGAAGAACGGCGCACGCCACACCCTGATGCGGCTCTCGCGGGAGGGGGAGCTGCTGCGGGAATTCGAAGTGGAACTGGCCGACGGCGCAAAGCCCGATTTCTGGGTCTACGAAAACGTCGCCCCTTTCCGCGGGCAGACGCTGCGGCTGGAGCGGGACTGGCAGCCGCCCCGTGGCGACGGGTTGGCGGCCGTCGAGCAGGTCGACGCCTGGCCGGAACCCGGCCTTTACCGGGAGAAATACCGGCCTCAGTTCCACTACACCTCCCGCCGGGGGCGGCAGCTCGATCCCGTGGGCCTGGTCTACGCCAACGGGGAGTTCCACATCTTTTGCGAGCACTTCTCCTACGGGCTGAAGCGGACGGCCATCCGCAGCTGGGGCCACGCGGTGAGCAAGGATCTCCTCCATTGGACGGAGCTGCCGGACGCCGTCTACACGGACCGCTACGGCACCGTCTATTCCGGCAGCGCCGTGGCCGACGTGAACGACACGGCGGGCCTGGCCACCGGCCCGGACAAAGTCATCGCCTGCTTCTACACCTCCGCCAGCGGGATGAATCCCGCCTCCTACGGCCAGCTCACCTCCCAGTCAATGTGCTACTCCCCGGACAACGGGAAGACCTGGATCAAACACCCAAAGAACCCCGTGGTGCCGAACGTCTACGGCGGCAACCGCGACCCAAAGGTCATCTGGCACGAGCCGAGCAAGAGCTGGATCATGGCCCTCTTCCTCAAGCCGGGCGTCTACACCCTGCTGCGCTCCCCCAATCTGACCGAGTGGACCCGCCTTTCCGACATCTCCCTGCCCGGCGTCATCGAGAACCCCGACCTCTTCCAGCTCCCCGTCGACGGCGACCCGCAGGAAACCCGCTGGGTCTTTTGCGCCAACGGCAATTACTACGTAGGCCAGTTCGATGGGAAAGCCTTCATCCCCGAAGGACCCGTGTGGAGCACCCCGTGGGAAGGCGTCTACGCTCAGCAAACCTTCAGCAACTTCTCCGGCCGCCACGTCCAGCTGGGCTATCTCCAGGGCGGCAAGTTCCCAGACATGCCCTTCACCCAGCAAATGACCGTCCCCCGGGAGATCACCTTGGCTCGCGGCCCCTCCGGCCCGGAGGTCCGCATCCAGCCCGTCCCCGAATTGGAACTCCTGCGCGGGCCCACGCATGTATGGGCCGCGGGCGGAGCCGCGCCCGGCTCCAATTTCCTGGAAGGTTTCACGGCGGAACTCCTCGACCTGGAGCTGACCCTCGACCCCGGCGAGGCCAAGAAAATCGTCCTGACCGTCCACGGCCAGCCGATCACCTATGATGCCGCCGCCCACACCCTATCCGCCTTCGGCCGCACAGCCCCCTACCCGGCGGGACAGCCGCTTAGCCTGCGCGTCTTGGTCGATCGGGCCTCCATCGAAATTTTCGGCGCGGCAGGCCGGACCCTCCTGGCCGCGCCCTACCTCATCGATCCCTCCCAAATCGGCCTAAGCCTGCAGGCAGATCATAAAATTAATGTCCGTGAAGCAAAGGCCTGGTCCCTGGCCTCGATTTGGCCCCAACCATAA